The Rhodamnia argentea isolate NSW1041297 chromosome 10, ASM2092103v1, whole genome shotgun sequence sequence TTGAAATTACTCTGTAAATCGGGGCCAAACGCGATTCGTGCTTTTAGACTTAGGTAGGTCCATGGAAACACGTGATTAGATGATAATCACGTACCAGTCACCGACGCACGCACACCCAACAACACAATCCAAAAATGTGCAGATGATAACAAAAAGCAAGCGCCACACAAATgcatttccaaaattaaaaattattattaatccTCGAGAGATAAATctggcaaaaaagaaaacaaaaaataaatttgatacCTTGTTCAAATCTCCAGACCCCACAACCCCCAGAAGTCCGTTAGCCAGAAAGTCCACACAGGAGAAAGAgatcgttcttcttcttcttgttctcgttcttcttcttcttcttcttcttcttcttcttgttcctcaaatgcaaatctagagagagaaatctagagagagagagaataaatcACGACGCAGCAGAAGTTGCAATCAGCAACATACCTGAGAAGCGTTTCCAAGGTAGAGACTGGAGagtgaagaaaaggaagaaatttcacAGGGAAAAGGGGAGGGGATGCGAAGAAGCTTGAGCTCAAGAAACGAAGGAGGACGAGCTGCAGTTCCTTGAAGAACCATGTCGGTCCAGCCATCGCCGAAGAAAGCAAATCCTAGCCCTAAGCCCAAGCGAAGAGCCTCCAGCTGGTCCGACTTCTGGGTCAAGAACACCCACTCCAAGCCTCTCAACCAAGTAATTTTCACTATGCAACTCCCTCCTCTCTCTGATAAAGACCCTAATAATCCCAAAGCCCAGAcctttttctccaatttctccAAAATCGACCGTACCCGCTTGTTGCCCGACGAGGTTTTGCTCAACGTACTCGCTAGACTGCCTGATTCGCAGAGACTCTCTAATTTCCTCGTTTGCAAGCGATGGCTGAATCTCCAAGGTCGCCTTGTGAGGTCCTTGAAAGTCCTGGATTGGGGCTTCATCGAATCGGGTCGACTGATTGTAAGATTCCCGAATCTAACGCACGTTGATTTGAGCCGCTCTTGCGTTGTTTCGCCCCGAAACTCGGGCATTTTGTTGCATCATGGTAGTATCTCCATGCATTTGAATACTGGATTTTCGCCCATTTATCGTATTCTTGAAGAAAATTTGCTCTCTGTCGAGGTAATTGACAAGGGACTGAAAATACTTGCGAATGGTTGCCCCAACTTGTGTAAGCTTGTGGTGGTTGGTGCTAGTGAGTTCGGGCTGTTGAGTGTGGCTGAAGAGTGTTTGACACTGCAGGAGTTGGAATTGCACAAGTGTAATGATAATGTTTTGCGTGGAATTGCTGGTTGCAAGAATTTGCAAATCCTGAAATTGGTTGGCAGTGTGGATGGATTTTATGCTTCTTATGTTACTGATATTGGCCTAACTATTTTGGCGCAAGGGTGTAGGAGGTTGGTGAGGCTTGAGCTTTCTGGATGTGAGGGAAGCTTTGATGGAATTAAAGCCATTGGGCAGTGTTGTCAAATGTTGGAGGAATTGACCCTTTGCGATCACAGGATGGATGGTGGTTGGTTGGCAGGACTCTCCTACTGTGAGAATTTGAAGACTTTGAGATTCCAGTCTTGTAGAACCATCGATTCTAGTCCAGGACCGGACGAGTTTTTGGGTCTTTGTCCGGCACTTGAGCGATTACATCTGCAAAAGTGCCACTTGCGGGATAAAAACAGTGTCAGGGCAATGTTTATGGTGTGTCATGCCGTCAGGGATATTGTTGTGCAGGACTGCTGGGGTTTAGAAAATGATATCTTTAGCTTGGCGAGTTCGTGCAGGTAATTAGTCCTCAAAGCTCCTAAGTCCTCTATTAGTATTGAAGCAACTTGTCAATTTCCTTGCCCATGCTAACTGAAAAACTGATTTAGATAAACTTGTTATTCGCATATATCATACTTAAATTTAGGTTttcttttggtcattttccctgTTGCtctgcctttctttttttcttttgctttttcttttccttttggggtGGTGGGGGATGATGAATCCCCTGTGTTTCAAACAATTTTAAGAATCGAGAGAGTTTGGTTGGCAGTGACAGAGCATGTGACTGATGGTTCTGGATTTTCTCACAAGCTGCTATCTAATCCAAAGTTGGAGCATTTTTTATAGATTGTCCAGATTAATTTGCTTTGATGGTTTCAATTACGAACTTGGTATTATCCTAATGAACTAGTCTGTATTAAATATGGTTCTGCAAACTGatgattgaatttttaatattccAGGAGGGTAAAATATCTTTCTTTAGAAGGATGTTCTCTGCTGACGACAGAGGGCCTAGAGCCCGTGATTTTTTCCTGGAAGGAGCTTCAAAGTCTGAGGGTTATATCATGTAAAAGTATAAAGGACAATGAAGTCTCTCCAGCACTATCAACACTTTTCTCAGTTCTTAAAGAGTTGAAGTGGAGGCCAGACACCAAATCTCTCCTTGCAGCAAGTCTTGCGGGAAGTGGGATGGGAAAGAGAGGTGGCAAGTTTTTCAAGCGGACATGAAGCTGGGGTTTCTAACTTATAATCAGCTCCTGGAACTTGATTTGTTGACTGGGGATTTGACGTACTAGTGAGGAGGATTTTGTGGTGCCAACTCACTGTAACGACTAGGTCATAATTGCTGCCATCCATTTTGATAATCGAATGGATGAGGAGGGAGCTCCGACCTCCAGTGCTGAAGAAGTCTGCCGAGTTGGATAGCCGACTTGCTTGGCTTGACCATCTCATTTAGGCTTGTTCTCACCACAAGCAATTCTGCCATGGGGTCGAAGCTTCCATAAATTTCCATTGGCGAATTTGCAAAATTCCTGCGACGTTTTAGTATCACTAGTGTTAGTGTAACTGTGCTTCTTCCGAATCATATTTTGGAGGCTGACAAATCTGTCAGTAGTTTAGTCATGGAGGTAAGAGTAGTTTCGAGAGGACAATGTTCACTGGGGCTAGTCCTCTTTATCATGTAACATTTTCACATTCAGCTTATCAATGAAGAAGAATTTATCATAACAAAGTCTTGTCCAATGAGGGAATGGCAATGTAATCAGAC is a genomic window containing:
- the LOC115742669 gene encoding F-box protein At5g51370-like, translating into MSVQPSPKKANPSPKPKRRASSWSDFWVKNTHSKPLNQVIFTMQLPPLSDKDPNNPKAQTFFSNFSKIDRTRLLPDEVLLNVLARLPDSQRLSNFLVCKRWLNLQGRLVRSLKVLDWGFIESGRLIVRFPNLTHVDLSRSCVVSPRNSGILLHHGSISMHLNTGFSPIYRILEENLLSVEVIDKGLKILANGCPNLCKLVVVGASEFGLLSVAEECLTLQELELHKCNDNVLRGIAGCKNLQILKLVGSVDGFYASYVTDIGLTILAQGCRRLVRLELSGCEGSFDGIKAIGQCCQMLEELTLCDHRMDGGWLAGLSYCENLKTLRFQSCRTIDSSPGPDEFLGLCPALERLHLQKCHLRDKNSVRAMFMVCHAVRDIVVQDCWGLENDIFSLASSCRRVKYLSLEGCSLLTTEGLEPVIFSWKELQSLRVISCKSIKDNEVSPALSTLFSVLKELKWRPDTKSLLAASLAGSGMGKRGGKFFKRT